The Sporomusa termitida genome has a window encoding:
- a CDS encoding response regulator, with amino-acid sequence MRFIIIEDDVSVRKIISNIINKYQLGTVVAECGDGLKAEAFITEYAPDVALIDMLLPGQDGVELIRKMRDNTLDTSFIMVSESTSQPMITKAYQTGIDFYIHKPINVLEIVSVIRRVEESRRLRAVMSLISQTTAKYGSPPARPAEADDNTKKNRINRMFSELGIIGEAGAKNIHQLIQQVDSRVTGDEHQAYQLHELYNELSQAIGQDVKTIEQRVRRAIAKAMQNVANMGIEDYHNDKFEVYSGALFDFKEIRQEMAFIQGKGTYHGKINIKKFLEGLLFLADE; translated from the coding sequence ATGCGGTTTATAATTATTGAAGATGATGTCAGTGTCCGGAAAATTATTAGCAATATTATCAATAAATATCAGTTGGGGACAGTCGTTGCCGAGTGTGGTGACGGGTTAAAAGCCGAGGCTTTCATCACAGAATATGCACCGGATGTCGCGTTGATTGATATGCTTTTACCGGGGCAGGACGGGGTTGAGCTGATTCGAAAAATGCGGGATAACACCCTGGATACCTCTTTTATTATGGTATCTGAGAGTACCAGCCAGCCGATGATTACTAAAGCTTATCAAACCGGTATAGATTTTTATATTCACAAGCCGATTAATGTTCTGGAGATTGTTTCCGTCATCCGCAGGGTTGAGGAAAGCAGGCGGCTGAGGGCCGTGATGTCGTTGATTTCCCAGACTACTGCCAAATATGGCAGTCCGCCAGCACGCCCGGCCGAGGCAGACGATAATACCAAAAAGAACCGGATTAACCGGATGTTTTCAGAACTCGGCATTATTGGTGAGGCGGGCGCTAAAAACATTCACCAACTGATCCAACAGGTAGACTCCCGGGTAACAGGCGATGAACATCAGGCCTACCAGCTGCATGAACTCTATAACGAGCTGTCCCAGGCAATTGGCCAGGATGTCAAGACAATTGAGCAGCGGGTACGGCGGGCAATCGCGAAAGCTATGCAGAATGTTGCCAATATGGGGATTGAAGACTATCACAACGACAAATTTGAGGTTTACAGCGGCGCGTTGTTTGATTTTAAAGAAATCAGACAGGAGATGGCTTTTATTCAGGGCAAAGGTACCTATCACGGAAAAATTAATATCAAGAAATTTCTCGAAGGCCTCCTGTTTCTGGCAGATGAATGA